In Sodalis ligni, a single genomic region encodes these proteins:
- a CDS encoding DUF72 domain-containing protein, with protein MYIGLPQWQHSGWGKLGMRTLADYARYFNCVEGNTTLYALPALDRVYDWRAMTTEDFRFCFKFPATISHQGGLRDFQQPLAQFYQTLEPLADRIGQYWLQLPATFGPVDLPALWTFLDALSPAFSYGVEVRHEQFFAKGEDELALNRGLRERGVNRVILDSRPVHLSRASSPALLAAQRQKPKVPPHALLTAHRPLIRYIGNDDINDSLRLFQPWLDKLPQWQAHQTPFLFIHTPDIAQAPRLAQHLWPLLEARIPAIGPFPGWPQQDTLF; from the coding sequence ATGTATATTGGCTTGCCGCAATGGCAGCATAGCGGCTGGGGTAAGCTTGGCATGCGCACCCTGGCGGATTACGCGCGTTATTTCAACTGCGTGGAAGGGAATACCACGCTCTATGCCCTGCCCGCCCTTGATCGAGTCTACGACTGGCGCGCCATGACGACGGAAGATTTCCGGTTTTGCTTTAAATTTCCGGCGACCATCAGCCATCAGGGCGGGCTGCGGGATTTTCAGCAACCCCTGGCGCAGTTTTACCAGACCCTGGAGCCCCTGGCGGACAGGATCGGCCAATACTGGCTGCAGCTGCCGGCGACCTTCGGCCCTGTGGACCTTCCCGCCCTGTGGACCTTTCTCGACGCGCTCTCCCCCGCATTCAGCTATGGCGTGGAAGTCCGCCATGAGCAGTTTTTCGCCAAAGGCGAAGACGAACTGGCGTTAAACCGCGGTCTGCGGGAGCGGGGGGTCAATCGGGTGATTCTCGACAGCCGTCCGGTCCATCTGTCCCGCGCCTCCAGTCCCGCCCTGCTGGCGGCTCAGCGCCAGAAACCCAAAGTGCCGCCCCATGCGCTGCTTACCGCCCACCGTCCGTTGATTCGTTATATCGGCAATGACGACATCAATGACAGCCTGCGGCTGTTTCAACCCTGGCTGGACAAGCTGCCGCAATGGCAAGCGCATCAAACGCCCTTCCTGTTTATTCATACGCCGGACATCGCGCAGGCGCCGCGCCTGGCCCAGCATCTGTGGCCACTGCTTGAAGCGAGAATTCCCGCCATCGGCCCGTTTCCAGGCTGGCCGCAGCAGGATACGCTATTCTGA
- the argS gene encoding arginine--tRNA ligase — translation MNIQALLSDKVSQALLSAGAPAASEAQVRQSAKVQFGDYQANGVMTVAKKLGMPPRQLAEKAVALLELEGIADKIEIAGPGFINIFLNRRWLAAQVEAALASPRLNISPVAPQTLVVDYSAPNVAKEMHVGHLRSTIIGDASVRTLEFLGHNVIRANHVGDWGTQFGMLIAYLEKIQSSGEPDMQLSSLEEFYRAAKKTYDEDAAFAERARGYVVKLQGGDDYCRRMWRKLVDITMAQNQKIYDRLNVTLTRKDVMGESLYNDMLPGIVADLKAKGLAVESEGATVVYLEEFRTKEGEPMGVIIQKKDGAYLYTTTDIACAKYRYETLKADRVLYYIDSRQHQHLMQAWAIVRKAGYVPESVPLEHHMFGMMLGKDGKPFKTRAGGTIKLSDLLDEALERARRLIAGKNPDMTEEELETLAQVVGIGAVKYADLSKSRTTDYVFDWDYMLAFEGNTAPYMQYAYTRVASVFKRSGLDEGELTLPVVLNDDHEALLATRLLQFEEAVTTVARDGTPHVMCAYLYDLAGLFSVFYERCPILTADSQDILQSRLKLARLTARTLKQGLDLLGIQTVERM, via the coding sequence GTGAATATTCAGGCTCTCCTTTCAGATAAAGTCAGTCAGGCGTTATTGTCCGCCGGTGCTCCCGCGGCAAGTGAAGCGCAGGTGCGTCAATCCGCAAAAGTGCAGTTTGGCGATTATCAGGCTAACGGTGTGATGACCGTGGCCAAAAAACTCGGTATGCCGCCGCGACAATTGGCTGAAAAAGCAGTAGCGCTGCTGGAGCTTGAAGGCATTGCGGATAAAATCGAAATCGCCGGACCGGGTTTTATCAATATCTTCCTGAACCGCCGCTGGCTGGCGGCCCAGGTTGAAGCCGCCCTGGCTTCGCCGCGGCTGAATATTTCGCCGGTGGCGCCGCAGACCCTGGTGGTGGACTACTCCGCGCCAAACGTGGCGAAAGAGATGCACGTTGGCCATTTGCGGTCCACCATTATCGGCGATGCCTCGGTGCGGACCCTGGAATTTCTGGGCCATAACGTTATCCGCGCCAACCATGTGGGTGACTGGGGCACGCAGTTCGGCATGCTGATAGCCTACCTGGAAAAGATTCAATCCAGCGGTGAGCCGGATATGCAGTTATCCAGCCTGGAGGAGTTCTACCGGGCCGCCAAGAAAACTTACGATGAGGATGCCGCGTTCGCCGAGCGCGCCCGCGGCTATGTGGTGAAGCTCCAGGGCGGCGACGACTATTGCCGCCGGATGTGGCGTAAGCTGGTGGATATCACCATGGCGCAAAACCAGAAGATTTATGATCGCCTGAACGTCACCCTGACCCGCAAGGATGTGATGGGCGAAAGCCTGTATAACGACATGCTGCCGGGTATTGTGGCCGATCTGAAGGCCAAGGGGCTGGCGGTGGAAAGCGAAGGCGCCACCGTGGTCTACCTTGAGGAGTTCAGGACCAAGGAAGGCGAGCCGATGGGGGTGATTATCCAGAAAAAAGACGGCGCCTACCTTTATACCACTACCGATATCGCCTGCGCAAAATACCGCTACGAGACGCTGAAAGCCGATCGCGTCCTGTATTATATCGATTCGCGGCAGCATCAGCATTTAATGCAGGCCTGGGCCATCGTGCGCAAAGCGGGCTATGTGCCGGAATCCGTTCCGCTGGAACACCATATGTTCGGCATGATGCTCGGCAAGGACGGCAAACCTTTCAAAACCCGCGCCGGCGGCACCATCAAGCTGTCGGATTTGCTGGATGAAGCGCTGGAACGCGCCCGCCGCCTGATAGCGGGCAAAAATCCGGATATGACGGAGGAGGAATTGGAAACTCTGGCGCAGGTGGTGGGGATCGGCGCGGTGAAATATGCCGATTTGTCCAAAAGCCGTACCACCGATTATGTATTTGATTGGGATTATATGCTGGCCTTTGAGGGCAATACCGCGCCCTATATGCAGTATGCCTATACCCGCGTGGCCTCGGTGTTTAAGCGCAGTGGTTTGGATGAAGGTGAATTGACCTTACCGGTAGTGCTGAACGACGATCATGAGGCGCTGTTGGCAACCCGCTTGCTGCAGTTTGAGGAAGCCGTTACCACGGTGGCGCGCGACGGGACGCCTCATGTTATGTGCGCGTATTTATACGATCTGGCGGGGTTGTTTTCGGTGTTTTACGAGCGTTGTCCAATTCTCACCGCGGACAGTCAGGATATTCTGCAAAGCCGTTTGAAGCTGGCGCGGCTGACCGCCCGCACTTTGAAGCAGGGTCTGGATTTGCTGGGTATACAGACGGTGGAACGGATGTAG
- a CDS encoding MalY/PatB family protein, whose amino-acid sequence MAFNFDESIDRRHSDSFKWQKYYEQNVIPLWVADTDFRSPPCIIEALQARIAHGVFGYGFPSPELTELFIARMAERYHWRVQPEWLVFLPGLVSGINLAVRALTGPDEGIVIPTPIYPPFRAAARGAGRQQRLAPMVLNDGRWLADLAAVETELTGVEKLLMLCNPHNPGGTVYRREELQQQLAFAQRHDLLVCSDEIHCDLLLEPGVEHIPFASLDSDAEQRSVTLMSPSKTFNIAGLGASLAVIPNPRLRMRFIAQRSGIVPSVDVLAFVAATAAWRDGQPWLDEQLAYLRGNRDWLRARINELPGLHMASPEGTYLAWIDAHELAAENPQRFFEQAGVGLSPGAEFGDPRFVRLNFGCPRALLEEGIERMAAAINAG is encoded by the coding sequence ATGGCATTCAACTTTGACGAAAGTATCGACCGACGTCACAGCGACAGTTTTAAGTGGCAAAAGTATTATGAACAGAATGTCATTCCTCTTTGGGTCGCCGATACCGATTTTCGCTCACCGCCCTGCATTATTGAGGCACTGCAGGCACGTATCGCCCATGGCGTCTTTGGTTACGGTTTCCCTTCTCCGGAATTGACGGAACTATTTATCGCACGTATGGCCGAGCGCTATCACTGGCGGGTGCAACCGGAATGGCTGGTCTTTTTGCCCGGTCTGGTGAGCGGTATTAATCTGGCGGTCCGCGCTTTAACCGGGCCGGATGAAGGCATTGTCATCCCTACCCCTATTTATCCGCCGTTTCGCGCCGCGGCGCGCGGCGCCGGCCGACAGCAACGCCTCGCCCCCATGGTGTTGAATGACGGGCGTTGGCTGGCGGATTTGGCCGCGGTTGAAACCGAACTGACCGGCGTTGAAAAACTGCTGATGTTATGCAATCCCCATAATCCCGGCGGCACCGTTTATCGCCGGGAAGAGCTGCAACAGCAGTTGGCGTTTGCCCAACGCCACGATTTATTGGTGTGTTCCGACGAAATTCACTGCGATCTGCTGCTGGAACCCGGGGTGGAGCATATACCGTTCGCCTCGCTGGACAGTGACGCGGAACAGCGCTCGGTGACCCTGATGTCGCCGTCAAAAACCTTTAATATCGCCGGACTGGGTGCGTCGCTGGCGGTGATCCCCAATCCCCGGCTACGGATGCGTTTTATCGCACAACGCAGCGGCATCGTCCCAAGCGTAGATGTGCTGGCTTTTGTGGCCGCCACCGCAGCCTGGCGTGACGGGCAACCATGGCTGGACGAGCAGTTAGCCTATCTGCGTGGGAATCGGGACTGGCTCAGGGCGCGCATCAATGAATTACCGGGTTTGCATATGGCCTCTCCCGAAGGCACTTATCTGGCGTGGATAGATGCGCATGAACTGGCGGCGGAAAATCCTCAGCGCTTTTTTGAACAGGCGGGCGTCGGTCTCTCTCCCGGCGCCGAATTCGGCGACCCGCGATTCGTCAGGCTGAATTTCGGCTGCCCACGGGCATTGCTGGAAGAAGGCATTGAGCGCATGGCCGCTGCCATCAATGCCGGCTGA
- the cmoA gene encoding carboxy-S-adenosyl-L-methionine synthase CmoA translates to MTNPDKLFSTPIANLGDWTFDERVAEVFPDMIQRSVPGYASIISMIGMLAGRFARPGSRIYDLGCSLGAATLAMRRAVTAEDCRIIAVDNSAPMVDRCRRHLEAFRADIPVEVLHADIRDVPISNASLVVLNFTLQFLEPEDRQQMLNRVFAGLNPGGAVVLSEKMSFQDAEIGELLFNMHHDFKRANGYSELEISQKRSMLENVMLTDSVETHKDRLRQAGFGHGEIWFQCFNFGSLIAIKPAHRPENAG, encoded by the coding sequence ATGACTAACCCAGATAAGCTTTTCTCGACGCCCATTGCCAATTTGGGCGATTGGACTTTCGATGAACGTGTCGCCGAAGTCTTCCCGGATATGATCCAACGCTCGGTGCCCGGCTACGCCAGCATCATTTCCATGATCGGCATGCTGGCTGGACGATTTGCCCGCCCCGGCTCCCGGATTTACGATCTCGGCTGCTCCCTCGGCGCGGCGACCCTGGCCATGCGCCGCGCCGTTACCGCCGAGGACTGCCGGATTATCGCAGTGGATAACTCCGCCCCGATGGTGGATCGCTGCCGGCGGCATCTCGAGGCATTTCGCGCCGATATCCCGGTAGAAGTGCTGCATGCCGATATTCGCGATGTGCCGATAAGCAACGCCTCGCTGGTGGTGCTGAACTTCACCTTGCAGTTTCTTGAGCCGGAGGATCGCCAGCAGATGCTTAATCGCGTTTTCGCCGGCCTCAATCCCGGCGGTGCCGTGGTATTGTCTGAAAAAATGAGTTTTCAGGACGCGGAAATTGGCGAACTGCTTTTCAATATGCACCATGACTTCAAGCGCGCCAACGGCTACAGCGAGCTTGAGATCAGCCAGAAACGCAGCATGCTTGAAAACGTCATGCTGACGGACTCGGTGGAGACCCACAAGGACCGCCTGCGGCAGGCCGGATTCGGCCACGGGGAAATCTGGTTTCAGTGTTTCAATTTCGGCTCCCTTATCGCTATCAAACCCGCCCATAGGCCGGAGAACGCGGGATGA
- a CDS encoding hydrolase, which yields MLELDPKGSALVLIDLQQGILPFAGGPHSAQQVVTKAGKLASRFREIGAPVFLVRVGWSPDFGEALKQPVDAAMGGNGLPENWWQFPEELKVQESDIRIIKRQWGAFYGTDLEMQLRRRAIDTIVLAGISTNIGVESTARNAWEMGFKLVVVEDVCSAHDKEQHDNSMQNIFPRIGRVRSSDEVLAAMG from the coding sequence ATGCTGGAACTCGATCCCAAAGGTAGCGCGCTGGTATTGATTGATTTGCAACAGGGTATCCTGCCCTTTGCCGGCGGACCGCATAGCGCCCAGCAGGTGGTGACCAAAGCCGGAAAGCTGGCCAGCCGCTTTCGGGAGATCGGCGCGCCGGTATTTCTGGTGCGGGTGGGCTGGTCGCCGGATTTTGGCGAAGCGTTGAAACAGCCGGTGGATGCCGCCATGGGCGGCAACGGATTGCCGGAAAACTGGTGGCAATTCCCCGAAGAGCTAAAGGTACAGGAAAGCGATATTCGCATTATCAAACGTCAATGGGGCGCATTTTACGGCACCGATCTTGAGATGCAGCTGCGTCGCCGCGCCATCGATACTATTGTACTGGCGGGTATCTCCACTAACATCGGCGTGGAATCCACCGCGCGCAACGCCTGGGAAATGGGTTTTAAACTGGTGGTGGTGGAAGATGTCTGCAGTGCCCATGATAAGGAGCAGCATGATAACAGCATGCAGAATATTTTTCCGCGCATCGGCCGGGTACGCAGCAGCGACGAGGTGCTTGCCGCCATGGGGTGA
- the cmoB gene encoding tRNA 5-methoxyuridine(34)/uridine 5-oxyacetic acid(34) synthase CmoB, whose product MTDFGDFYQLIAKGPLSPWLNTLPAQLSAWQQESLHGKFRQWFNAVERLPVMTPARLDLLHGVTAQGETPLAAGQKEGIEALLRQLMPWRKGPFSLYDIEIETEWRSDWKWERVLPHIGPLAGRLILDVGCGSGYHLWRMVGAGARLAVGIDPMQLFLCQFEAVRKLLGGDLRAHLLPLGIEQLPDLRAFDTVFSMGVLYHRRSPLDHLLQLRNQLADDGELVLETLVIEGDDRQVLVPGERYARMRNVYFIPSVNALTAWLEKCGFGQIRLVDMTATSTEEQRRTPWMTSESLEDFLHPDDPRKTVEGYPAPLRAIMVARKA is encoded by the coding sequence ATGACCGATTTTGGTGATTTTTATCAGCTGATTGCCAAAGGTCCCCTCAGCCCCTGGCTCAATACCCTGCCCGCTCAGTTAAGCGCCTGGCAGCAGGAATCCCTGCACGGCAAATTCAGACAGTGGTTTAACGCTGTGGAAAGATTGCCGGTGATGACGCCGGCGCGGCTCGATTTGCTGCACGGCGTCACCGCCCAGGGCGAGACACCGCTTGCCGCAGGCCAGAAAGAGGGTATTGAAGCCTTGCTGCGGCAATTGATGCCCTGGCGCAAGGGTCCTTTTTCCCTTTACGATATTGAAATAGAGACGGAATGGCGTTCGGATTGGAAATGGGAGCGGGTCTTGCCCCATATCGGCCCCTTGGCCGGACGGCTGATCCTGGACGTGGGCTGCGGCAGCGGTTATCACCTCTGGCGTATGGTGGGCGCCGGCGCGCGGCTGGCGGTGGGAATCGATCCGATGCAGCTGTTTTTATGCCAGTTCGAGGCGGTGCGTAAACTGCTCGGCGGCGATCTGCGGGCGCACCTGTTGCCGTTGGGCATCGAGCAATTACCGGATCTGCGGGCGTTTGATACGGTATTTTCCATGGGCGTGCTTTATCATCGCCGCTCGCCGCTGGATCATTTGTTGCAGTTGCGAAACCAATTGGCGGATGACGGCGAACTGGTGCTGGAAACCCTGGTGATTGAAGGGGATGACCGGCAGGTGCTTGTGCCGGGAGAACGTTATGCCCGGATGCGGAACGTGTATTTCATCCCCTCGGTAAATGCATTGACGGCCTGGCTGGAAAAATGCGGCTTCGGCCAAATCCGGCTGGTGGATATGACGGCAACCTCCACCGAGGAGCAACGCCGCACCCCCTGGATGACCAGCGAATCGCTGGAGGATTTTCTTCACCCGGACGACCCGCGTAAAACGGTGGAGGGTTACCCCGCGCCGCTGCGGGCCATCATGGTTGCGCGCAAAGCCTGA
- the cutC gene encoding copper homeostasis protein CutC, with amino-acid sequence MPKLEVCCYSVECALTAQQAGADRIELCSAPKEGGLTPGYGTLKLARERVTIPVHPIVRPRAGDFCYSDIEFEIMLNELAFIRDMGFPGVVVGVLDAEGHIDLARMRLIMQQCSGMAVTFHRAFDMCFNPHQALIQLTDLGVARILTSGQQQSAEAGLALLRELTGRSRGPIIMAGAGVRLTNLHKFQQSGIRELHSSARQVIPSGMRYRKAGVSMSVDYEADEFSHYCVDGDMVAAMKHALTLSTLSPRLA; translated from the coding sequence ATGCCTAAACTGGAAGTCTGCTGCTATAGCGTCGAGTGTGCGTTGACGGCGCAGCAAGCGGGCGCGGATCGTATCGAGCTGTGTTCGGCGCCCAAAGAAGGCGGTTTGACACCAGGCTACGGGACGTTAAAGCTGGCCCGCGAGAGGGTAACGATACCCGTGCATCCCATTGTCCGGCCCCGGGCCGGCGATTTTTGCTACAGCGACATTGAGTTCGAAATCATGCTTAATGAGCTGGCCTTTATCCGCGATATGGGCTTTCCCGGCGTGGTGGTGGGCGTGCTGGATGCCGAAGGGCACATCGATTTAGCCCGCATGCGGCTGATTATGCAGCAATGTTCAGGGATGGCGGTGACCTTTCATCGTGCCTTTGATATGTGCTTCAACCCGCATCAGGCATTAATCCAGTTAACCGATCTGGGGGTGGCCCGCATCCTGACATCCGGTCAGCAGCAGAGCGCCGAAGCTGGTTTGGCATTATTGAGGGAACTGACGGGGCGTAGTCGTGGTCCAATCATTATGGCCGGTGCGGGCGTACGCTTAACCAATTTGCATAAGTTTCAGCAAAGCGGCATACGTGAATTGCACAGTTCGGCAAGGCAGGTCATACCGTCCGGTATGCGTTACCGGAAAGCGGGGGTCAGCATGAGCGTTGACTACGAAGCGGATGAATTCAGCCATTACTGTGTTGACGGCGACATGGTGGCGGCGATGAAACATGCGCTGACGTTATCCACTCTCTCTCCTCGTTTGGCCTGA
- a CDS encoding VOC family protein: MKWQKIDQLTDLSEDIIEFGMQLATLSHRLGLDLSVCHIDHIALRCHQDTTARRWFDGWEQCGRCLKKSAVNGRDIALFHLPEPIEFGGLRTDCVELPWPGKRRYPHEGWEHIEIVLPGPASLLAQRALSLLSDGALASPDIRIRHSAPQGENESLPNPTLAVTDGNVTIKFHPHSLRSIVAGEGD; this comes from the coding sequence ATGAAATGGCAAAAAATAGACCAATTAACGGATTTATCCGAAGATATAATAGAGTTCGGTATGCAACTGGCAACGTTGTCTCACCGCCTTGGTTTGGATCTCAGCGTTTGTCATATCGATCATATCGCGCTGCGCTGCCATCAGGATACCACCGCCCGGCGATGGTTCGACGGTTGGGAGCAATGCGGCCGCTGTCTGAAAAAGAGCGCCGTTAACGGTAGGGACATTGCGCTGTTCCATTTGCCTGAACCCATTGAATTCGGCGGGTTACGCACCGACTGTGTGGAGCTGCCCTGGCCCGGTAAACGCCGTTATCCCCACGAAGGCTGGGAACATATTGAGATAGTCCTGCCGGGACCGGCGTCTTTACTGGCGCAACGCGCGCTATCCTTGCTGAGCGACGGGGCGCTGGCGTCTCCCGATATCAGGATCAGGCACAGTGCGCCGCAGGGAGAAAATGAATCTTTACCCAACCCGACGCTGGCGGTGACCGATGGCAATGTGACCATCAAGTTTCATCCCCATAGCCTGCGCTCCATTGTGGCCGGGGAGGGGGATTAA